A window of Rhipicephalus microplus isolate Deutch F79 chromosome 8, USDA_Rmic, whole genome shotgun sequence genomic DNA:
GAGCAGGAGGTCTTGGTGCCGGAGGTCTAGGAGGAGGCAGTGGAAACGTGGGTGTTGGGAGCAGCGTAGTCCTGCTGAACGGCGGCCGTGCGGGTGCAAGCAAATCGGTGGCAGGGCCGGCGTTCCTCGTTCGCACGGTGCACCACGTGTCTCAAGTGCATGGCGGTGGAGCCATTGTGGCGCACTCTGGTCTCGGTGGTGTCGATGGAGCCGGCATTGGTGGAGGCGCCAGCATCGGAGGTGCCGGACTGATTGGTGGTGGAGCTGGTGGTCTCGGAGGAGGCTACGGAGGTGGCGGTTATGGAGCTGGAGGCCTCGGTGGAGGTTACGGAAGCGGAGGATACGGGGCTGGTGGTGCTGGAGCTGGTGGTGTCGTTGGCAAGCTACTGCTCGTCAAGCATAACAAGTGAAATCTGTCACCAGTGTTTTTTAGCTTTTTAAACACAGTCAGGTAAGCATTCTAATTCTAAGTCAACCATAGGTGTAAGCACATACAGGCAGTAGTGTAGTGCCCCCGCTAATATGTAGTTCTAACTACGTTTGGGTCGTTAGGGCGCGAGtgggtttgggggggggggaggggcactcTAGTAAACCACCCTCTTCGGCCCTTCACCCTTGGTGTTTAATAAAAAACCATGTGCAGTATTAACACGAGTTCAGTTTTCTTACTATAAGCAACAATTATACTTTCACACAATTCACGTTAGTGGGCCACGCTTAAGGCCCAACATCAAAATATAAGGGATTGCTGGCTTAGTGTCCCACATTTAAATGATACGCTAAGCACAGAGGAAATAAATTTGATAACATAGAAGTAGTGAATACTTTGTAGAGTTATTTAGTATGCTGAAGtcatatgtcagtttttttattctgGATGTGACACTCACCGACTGAATTGTAATTTTTCGCATGAACGTAGGAGTTCACAATGCTGTCTATATTCTGTCATGGTAATCATTGTGCCATTGGTAAGGCCAACCTTTTTGGGCCCTCCATATAATTAAGATAGTCAGCCTTTGCGGCATATATGAATCATTTACTTAACCTTTGTCACATTGTTGGTTTAACAATGCGTATTTTAGTAGTCAGAAGGGTGACTTCAATTCGCTTTATGGTGAGAGTAACTATTCTTACCACCTTCTAGGATGTAGCGAAGCCACCTGAAGTCTGCAGCGTCCTACTCAACTCGAGATCTTCCACTCCACCTGCTCTTTCACCTCATTCGACCAAGAGAAGGATTCCATGAATCACTCCTGAAACAGGTTGACAATGTACGCTGACCGGGAACTCGTTTCCCACCTAATAAAACTGTGATTTACTTTAAGAACCACCTAACTGACTCTCACTCTGTGTCTGTTTATATTTTCATATCGCGTACAATTTGAAAAACCAAGCTACGAACTATGTTGTGTGCTATCCTGAATAAACCCAGCAACAAGTATGATCAGCCTATCCAATGCCAAACAACGACCGATGATCGTGCACCTTATCATGAGCAATGTACTCCATTAAAAGTAGGGAGACAAGATATAGTAGCGAGAGAAAAGGGCACACATATTAGCCGTGTATAATTCTGGCTGAGGCATGAGACGGGCATGTTTGATATATTGTAAAACCGTAGAAAACGCAAGGCAAAACTCAtgacacagtgaaaaaaaaaattattcgacATTTCATTTTCACTGTCTTGGGTTTCACATCTGGTTTTATATTTCTGACTGCTTATACCTTGCTCAAATCGTACCAACTCCACCTAACACACTTGAAGTATAGAGGTAGAAGGAAAACTAGAAGCATACTACAGTCTTTGCATCATTTGAAGATGAAAGCCTGTGGACCTGTTCGTAACTCATCAGGTCATAAAATCGGCCATCAGAATTTCCGCAAGAACATAAACCACAGCGTTAACTTGACATTCTTAGCAAGCTGCAGTGTTCGTAGTAGACTGCAACAATTCAATAACCTTCCCGTAGTTCGTAGAATACAGTGTTCCTGAAACTCACTGCACTTCACGTGGTATTACATTGCTTCTCGAATCAGGCCACTCACTTGTGACCATTGGACGGTGTCAACTGATGACGCCATCCAGTGACGGGACAATTCTCCCATGATGATGTCAGAAGCTCAGGCAATCAGTGACTTCATGACGTCAATGCGACGTAATCGTGAGCTCGAAGAGTGTCACGTGCATGTTTTCAACACCCTTCACAACACTCGCGACTTCTCGTAAAGTTTCGCGTAGAGAAACGCCAGTATATAGACACTTAAACCTTTAAAAAAAGGGGAGGGTTCACATATGACGTAAAGCCCGGCGTACGCAACACATCACCACTGGCTGATTCTCTCATCTATCTTTTCAAGAACTCAACAGTTCAGAAATTTTGAGAGAC
This region includes:
- the LOC119165832 gene encoding uncharacterized protein LOC119165832, with the translated sequence MNGLVHTILLTALFGSALSGFLGGSGTGGGVSGGYGGGGLGGYGGGSLGGYSGGLGAGGLGGAGGLGAGGLGGGSGNVGVGSSVVLLNGGRAGASKSVAGPAFLVRTVHHVSQVHGGGAIVAHSGLGGVDGAGIGGGASIGGAGLIGGGAGGLGGGYGGGGYGAGGLGGGYGSGGYGAGGAGAGGVVGKLLLVKHNK